In Bradyrhizobium lablabi, one DNA window encodes the following:
- a CDS encoding nuclear transport factor 2 family protein produces MSDTNSVIIRKAYEDFAQGNVPSVFAAFDAGITWHVPGHSPLSGDYTGHDQIGGFFQRTMELSRGAFSIDVHNVMAENDLVVVLVTVNAQRNGLSASFPEIHVWRMKNGKATDFREYQGDEQREDRFWS; encoded by the coding sequence ATGAGCGATACGAATTCCGTGATTATTCGCAAAGCCTACGAAGACTTTGCGCAAGGAAACGTTCCTTCGGTGTTTGCGGCCTTCGACGCGGGCATCACCTGGCACGTTCCCGGTCATAGCCCGTTATCAGGCGACTATACAGGCCACGATCAGATCGGAGGCTTTTTTCAGCGCACGATGGAGCTCTCCAGAGGCGCGTTCAGCATTGATGTGCACAATGTGATGGCTGAAAATGATCTCGTTGTCGTCTTGGTCACCGTGAATGCTCAACGAAACGGGCTTTCCGCGTCGTTTCCGGAGATCCACGTCTGGCGGATGAAGAACGGAAAGGCGACCGACTTCCGCGAGTATCAAGGCGATGAGCAGCGAGAGGACCGGTTCTGGTCCTAA
- a CDS encoding TolC family protein, with translation MIRSVGITYLAAIGATTAALWLSPAAAGDQTMPGATVESVVAIAKRLNPTVAAASLDFDAAVHKIGTAGVLADPTLILEAWDVNRLGVGQRRFGIEQEVKLWGKYGLERDIAQSDADAAKFQGRATVTELIAQVIAAHGEYNAAYEAVGISTEIKRRYDEILGLLRSRYGTTSQIYTTRQLPPARSSVDNARNGFQAGSSDLSSVFESERRLRAVQLDLLKLKVELQTKYAEMERLAGGSL, from the coding sequence GTGATCCGCTCGGTCGGAATCACTTATCTCGCTGCAATTGGAGCAACCACCGCAGCGCTGTGGTTGTCTCCGGCAGCGGCGGGCGATCAGACCATGCCCGGCGCGACGGTGGAAAGCGTCGTCGCAATTGCCAAGCGCCTTAATCCGACGGTGGCGGCGGCCTCGCTCGACTTCGATGCGGCGGTCCACAAGATCGGAACGGCCGGCGTTTTGGCCGATCCGACCCTCATCCTTGAAGCGTGGGACGTCAACCGGCTTGGCGTCGGGCAGCGTCGCTTTGGCATTGAACAAGAGGTGAAGCTCTGGGGCAAATACGGCCTCGAGCGCGATATTGCGCAATCGGACGCCGACGCCGCAAAATTCCAGGGACGCGCGACCGTTACCGAACTGATTGCGCAGGTCATTGCCGCGCATGGTGAATACAACGCAGCGTATGAAGCCGTAGGAATCTCGACCGAAATCAAACGGCGCTATGACGAGATCCTCGGGTTGCTGCGATCGCGATATGGCACAACGTCGCAAATCTATACAACGCGTCAGCTACCGCCGGCTCGCTCGTCTGTCGACAACGCGCGAAACGGTTTTCAGGCCGGCTCGTCCGATCTTTCTTCAGTTTTCGAGTCGGAACGAAGGCTTCGCGCGGTTCAGCTCGACTTGCTGAAGCTCAAGGTGGAATTGCAGACGAAATATGCGGAGATGGAACGTCTGGCGGGAGGTTCGCTATGA
- a CDS encoding DUF1330 domain-containing protein has product MSVYIIAQLKFTRRELYDRYQAHFFDVFRKFKGRLLVADERPQVLEGPFERDKVVVLEFTDQAAAMEFQESPEYAEIAVDRKAGADAVVLMVRGQKDESLDKIRAIDAWALTQAPH; this is encoded by the coding sequence ATGAGCGTGTACATCATCGCCCAGCTCAAATTCACCCGTCGCGAGCTTTACGACCGCTACCAGGCACATTTTTTCGACGTCTTTCGCAAGTTCAAGGGCAGGCTCCTGGTCGCCGATGAGCGGCCGCAGGTGCTGGAGGGACCTTTCGAGCGCGACAAGGTGGTAGTGCTAGAATTTACCGACCAGGCGGCCGCGATGGAATTTCAGGAGTCGCCCGAATATGCGGAGATCGCGGTCGACCGCAAGGCCGGCGCCGACGCCGTCGTGCTCATGGTGCGCGGCCAGAAAGATGAGAGCCTGGACAAGATAAGGGCGATAGACGCCTGGGCACTGACGCAAGCGCCGCATTGA
- a CDS encoding FixH family protein: MKTSRSSRALQAALIGMAMAGSTAIARADIKDYQFELVDQTVQAGPDKVITVRLMNTKTGKPVPDAVIFATRLDMAPDGMQEMATKIAAVPGGEPGTYKFKATFGMAGRWQLSLGAKVQGETGTVESKLVLKATP, translated from the coding sequence ATGAAGACGTCTCGCTCCTCGCGCGCCTTGCAGGCCGCGCTGATCGGCATGGCCATGGCTGGTTCGACCGCCATCGCCCGCGCCGACATCAAGGACTATCAATTCGAACTCGTCGATCAGACCGTTCAGGCCGGCCCCGACAAGGTCATCACCGTCAGGCTGATGAATACCAAGACCGGCAAGCCGGTGCCCGATGCGGTGATCTTCGCCACCCGCCTCGACATGGCGCCCGACGGCATGCAGGAGATGGCCACCAAGATCGCAGCCGTGCCGGGCGGCGAGCCCGGCACCTATAAGTTCAAAGCGACCTTCGGGATGGCGGGCCGCTGGCAGCTCTCCCTCGGCGCCAAGGTGCAGGGCGAGACCGGCACGGTCGAAAGCAAGCTCGTCCTTAAGGCGACGCCGTGA
- a CDS encoding efflux RND transporter periplasmic adaptor subunit, whose product MRRPVSAFLIVSAVLAAGLVGLVVGRSNGRPLGWLDGVLPAAAKQSPTQPEATGPIIYYRDPDGLPDYSLTAKKTSAGKDYLAVHASEDVSFEEKAPETMTAKGGERGKIRYYRNPMGLADTSPTPKKDSMGMDYLPVYEGEQDDDSSVKVSTGKLQKTGVQTEIAERRALNTVVRAPGTVQEDERRKSVVSLRFEGFIDTVENVTTGTHVHKGQRLMRIYGPNLSSAAAEYLSALNARPDAGISNQALKGARRRLENLDAPEAFIADIERTREIPAYVSWPAPQDGEIVERAAVNGMRAAPGDVLFRISDHEVVWVLADVAERDLSLIEVGQKASVRLRGYPDRVFVGKVALIYPHMMAETRTARIRIELPNPDEVLRPDMYADVEIATGAETPVLTVSSSAVLDSGERQIVLLDKGDGRFEPRAVKLGRRGDGRIEIREGLAENDKVVVSANFLIDAESNLKAALKGLDSGGKSP is encoded by the coding sequence ATGAGACGGCCAGTAAGCGCTTTCTTGATCGTGTCCGCAGTCCTGGCTGCCGGATTGGTCGGATTGGTTGTTGGGCGTTCGAACGGTCGGCCTCTCGGATGGCTCGACGGTGTTCTGCCCGCGGCCGCGAAACAGAGCCCAACTCAGCCGGAAGCGACCGGACCGATCATCTACTACCGCGATCCGGACGGTCTGCCGGACTACTCGCTGACTGCGAAGAAGACTTCGGCGGGCAAGGACTATCTCGCAGTCCACGCAAGCGAAGATGTGAGTTTCGAGGAGAAAGCTCCGGAAACCATGACCGCGAAGGGCGGAGAACGTGGCAAAATCCGCTACTACCGAAATCCGATGGGCCTTGCCGACACCTCGCCGACACCGAAGAAGGATTCGATGGGCATGGACTATCTGCCCGTCTATGAGGGCGAGCAGGACGATGATTCTTCCGTCAAGGTCAGCACGGGCAAACTGCAAAAGACAGGTGTTCAGACCGAGATTGCGGAACGGCGCGCCCTGAACACGGTGGTTCGTGCACCGGGCACCGTTCAGGAAGACGAGCGGCGCAAATCGGTCGTGTCGCTTCGTTTCGAAGGTTTTATCGATACCGTCGAAAACGTCACTACCGGCACGCATGTCCATAAGGGCCAGCGCCTGATGCGCATCTACGGCCCGAACCTGTCGAGCGCCGCCGCCGAATATCTTTCGGCGCTCAATGCCCGCCCGGATGCCGGCATCAGCAACCAAGCCTTGAAAGGCGCACGCCGGCGCCTTGAAAATCTGGATGCCCCTGAGGCGTTTATTGCCGACATCGAGCGTACGCGCGAAATCCCGGCCTATGTGAGCTGGCCTGCACCGCAGGACGGCGAGATCGTGGAGCGCGCAGCCGTCAACGGCATGCGCGCGGCTCCCGGCGACGTTCTGTTCCGGATCTCGGATCACGAGGTCGTCTGGGTGTTGGCCGATGTCGCCGAGCGCGATCTTTCACTGATCGAGGTCGGACAAAAGGCCAGCGTCCGGCTTCGCGGCTACCCCGATCGGGTCTTCGTCGGCAAAGTCGCGTTGATCTATCCGCACATGATGGCGGAGACGCGGACCGCGCGGATCAGAATCGAATTGCCAAATCCGGACGAAGTGCTGCGGCCGGACATGTATGCCGATGTCGAAATCGCTACCGGCGCGGAAACCCCGGTTTTGACGGTGTCCAGCAGCGCTGTCCTTGACAGCGGCGAGCGGCAAATTGTCCTTCTCGACAAGGGTGACGGCCGTTTTGAACCGCGCGCGGTCAAGCTTGGGCGCCGCGGCGACGGTCGCATCGAGATCAGGGAAGGGCTCGCTGAAAACGACAAGGTGGTCGTCTCCGCGAATTTCCTGATCGATGCCGAAAGCAATCTCAAAGCCGCGCTCAAGGGCCTGGATTCCGGGGGGAAGTCGCCATGA
- a CDS encoding YybH family protein codes for MDALPTANTEITQFFRQWLETFAGYVREVDYASARPLFHPDVLAFGTHNDVIPGLDKWVTTQWDNVWPKTTDFRFVLEQTSVLASPDGMMAIVIAPWTSTGYHPDGNPFPRPGRATMVFSRNADGWLCMHSHMSLNRGVPQVSHANRPVKA; via the coding sequence ATGGATGCTTTGCCGACCGCGAACACAGAGATAACGCAGTTCTTCCGCCAGTGGCTGGAAACCTTCGCGGGCTATGTCCGTGAGGTCGACTACGCCTCGGCAAGGCCGCTCTTCCATCCAGATGTGCTTGCCTTCGGCACGCACAACGATGTCATCCCCGGCCTGGATAAATGGGTCACGACGCAATGGGACAATGTCTGGCCGAAGACCACCGACTTCCGTTTCGTCCTTGAGCAGACATCGGTTCTGGCGTCCCCCGATGGCATGATGGCGATCGTGATCGCGCCGTGGACCAGCACGGGCTATCATCCCGATGGCAACCCGTTTCCGCGCCCCGGCCGCGCCACCATGGTGTTTTCCAGGAATGCCGATGGTTGGCTTTGCATGCATTCCCATATGTCGCTCAACCGTGGCGTGCCGCAGGTGAGTCATGCCAATCGACCGGTGAAGGCCTAG